The Bos indicus x Bos taurus breed Angus x Brahman F1 hybrid chromosome 25, Bos_hybrid_MaternalHap_v2.0, whole genome shotgun sequence genome has a window encoding:
- the VKORC1 gene encoding vitamin K epoxide reductase complex subunit 1 isoform X1, whose product MGATWRSPGWVRLALCLAGLVLSLYALHVKAARARDRDYRALCDVGTAISCSRVFSSRWGRGFGLVEHVLGKDSILNQSNSIFGCIFYTLQLLLGCLQGRWASVLLRLSCLVSLAGSVYLAWILFFVLYDFCIVCITTYAINVGLTVLSFREVQGPQGKVKGH is encoded by the exons ATGGGCGCTACCTGGCGGAGTCCGGGGTGGGTGCGGCTCGCGCTCTGCCTCGCGGGTTTAGTGCTCTCTCTCTACGCGCTGCACGTGAAGGCGGCGCGCGCCCGGGACCGGGATTACCGCGCGCTCTGCGACGTGGGCACTGCCATCAGCTGTTCGCGCGTCTTCTCCTCCAG GTGGGGCCGTGGCTTCGGACTGGTGGAACACGTGCTGGGCAAAGACAGCATCCTCAATCAATCCAACAGCATATTTGGTTGCATCTTCTACACACTGCAGTTGTTGTTAG GCTGCCTGCAGGGCCGCTGGGCATCTGTTCTACTGAGGTTGAGTTGCTTGGTGTCTCTAGCTGGTTCTGTGTACCTGGCCTGGATCCTGTTCTTCGTGCTCTATGATTTCTGCATCGTTTGCATCACTACTTATGCCATCAATGTGGGCCTGACGGTGCTCAGTTTCCGGGAGGTCCAGGGACCCCAGGGCAAGGTCAAGGGGCACTGA
- the PRSS53 gene encoding serine protease 53 isoform X1 gives MLNSPGSHSHSPRVRNYWPSSSPAKAMTPDLLANWGWGRGGARETQVASLENQRTGSRLTWGSMKQSWRLKLFILGAVVLTEGLQAAQRACGQRGPGPPEPQEGNTMPGEWPWQASVRRQGIHICSGSLVADIWVLTAAHCFEKEAMTELNSWSVVLGSLQHEGLSPGAEEVGVTALQLPRAYNHYSQGSDLALLRLAHPIAHTPLCLPRPAHRFPFGTSCWATGWYQHTNDAPRTLRNLRLRLISRPTCNCLYNRLHQRSLASPARPGMLCGGPQPGMQGPCQGDSGGPVLCREPDGHWVQAGIISFASSCAREDTPVLLTDMAAHSSWLQARAQGAAFLTQNPETPEISDEDSCVACGSLRREGPQAGAPSPWPWDARLKHQGKLACGGALVSEEVVLTAAHCFIGRQTPEEWTVGLGVGPEESGLKQVILHGAYTHPEGGYDVALLLLAQPVTLGPSLRPLCLPYSDHRLPDGERGWVLGLARQGADTGSPQTVPVTLLGPRACSRLHAALGSILPGMVCTSVVGEPPSCEGLSGAPLVHEVRGTWFLAGLHSFGDACQGPARPAVFAALPTYENWVSSLDWQVYFAEEPEPEPEPEPEPGSCTANMSQPANC, from the exons atgcTGAAtagcccagggtcacacagccacaGCCCCAGAGTTAGAAACTACTGgccctcttccagcccagcaaaAGCAATGACACCTGACCTCCTAGCAaattgggggtggggcagaggtggAGCTAGGGAGACCCAGGTGGCCTCTCTTGAGAACCAGCGCACAGGCAGCAGATTGACCTGGGGCAGCATGAAGCAGAGCTGGAGACTGAAGCTGTTCATCCTGGGAGCCGTGGTCCTCACAGAGG GTCTTCAAGCAGCTCAGCGTG CATGCGGGCAGCGAGGTCCTGGTCCCCCTGAGCCTCAGGAGGGCAACACAATGCCTGGCGAGTGGCCGTGGCAGGCCAGCGTGAGGAGGCAGGGCATCCACATCTGCAGTGGGTCCCTGGTGGCGGACATCTGGGTCCTCACTGCGGCCCACTGCTTTGAAAA GGAGGCAATGACAGAACTGAACTCCTGGTCAGTTGTCCTGGGTTCTCTGCAGCATGAAGGTCTGAGCCCAGGGGCTGAGGAGGTGGGGGTAACGGCTCTGCAGCTGCCCAGGGCCTACAACCACTACAGCCAGGGCTCAGACCTGGCCCTCCTCCGACTCGCCCACCCCATAGCCCACACACCCCTCTGCTTGCCCCGACCTGCCCATCGCTTCCCCTTTGGGACTTCCTGCTGGGCCACCGGCTGGTATCAGCACACCAATGATG CTCCCAGGACCCTACGGAATCTGCGCCTGCGTCTAATCAGCCGTCCCACGTGTAACTGTCTCTACAACCGCCTGCACCAGCGGTCACTGGCCAGTCCGGCCCGGCCTGGGATGCTGTGTGGGGGTCCCCAGCCTGGGATGCAGGGGCCCTGTCAG GGAGATTCCGGCGGTCCTGTGCTGTGCCGTGAACCTGATGGACACTGGGTTCAAGCAGGGATCATCAGTTTTGCATCAAGCTGTGCCCGGGAAGACACTCCTGTCCTGCTGACTGATATGGCTGCTCACAGCTCCTGGCTGCAGGCTCGAGCTCAGGGGGCAGCCTTCCTAACCCAGAACCCAGAGACCCCGGAGATTAGTGACGAGGACAGCTGTGTAG CCTGTGGATCTCTGAGGAGAGAAGGCCCTCAGGCAGGAGCACCCTCCCCGTGGCCCTGGGACGCCAGGCTGAAGCACCAAGGGAAGCTGGCTTGCGGCGGAGCCCTGGTGTCAGAGGAGGTGGTGCTGACTGCTGCCCATTGCTTCATTGG GCGCCAGACCCCAGAGGAATGGACAGTAGGCCTGGGGGTCGGACCAGAGGAGTCGGGCCTGAAGCAAGTCATCCTGCATGGGGCATATACTCACCCGGAGGGGGGCTATGACGTGGCCCTCCTGCTGTTGGCCCAGCCTGTAACCCTGGGCCCCAGCCTACGGCCCCTCTGCCTGCCCTACTCGGACCACCGTCTGCCTGATGGGGAACGTGGCTGGGTCCTGGGGCTGGCCCGCCAAGGAGCAG ACACTGGCTCCCCTCAGACAGTGCCTGTGACCCTCCTGGGGCCCAGGGCCTGTAGCCGCCTACACGCAGCCCTTGGGAGCATTCTGCCAGGGATGGTGTGTACCAGTGTTGTGGGCGAGCCGCCCAGCTGTGAG GGCCTGTCGGGGGCACCGCTGGTGCACGAAGTGAGGGGCACATGGTTCCTGGCTGGACTACACAGCTTCGGAGATGCCTGCCAAGGCCCCGCAAGACCTGCTGTCTTTGCGGCACTCCCCACCTACGAGAACTGGGTCAGCAGTTTGGACTGGCAGGTCTACTTTGCTGAGGAGCCTGAGCCTGAGCCTGAGCCCGAGCCCGAGCCCGGAAGCTGCACAGCTAACATGA GCCAGCCAGCCAACTGCTGA
- the VKORC1 gene encoding vitamin K epoxide reductase complex subunit 1 isoform X2, producing MGATWRSPGWVRLALCLAGLVLSLYALHVKAARARDRDYRALCDVGTAISCSRVFSSRLPAGPLGICSTEVELLGVSSWFCVPGLDPVLRAL from the exons ATGGGCGCTACCTGGCGGAGTCCGGGGTGGGTGCGGCTCGCGCTCTGCCTCGCGGGTTTAGTGCTCTCTCTCTACGCGCTGCACGTGAAGGCGGCGCGCGCCCGGGACCGGGATTACCGCGCGCTCTGCGACGTGGGCACTGCCATCAGCTGTTCGCGCGTCTTCTCCTCCAG GCTGCCTGCAGGGCCGCTGGGCATCTGTTCTACTGAGGTTGAGTTGCTTGGTGTCTCTAGCTGGTTCTGTGTACCTGGCCTGGATCCTGTTCTTCGTGCTCTATGA
- the PRSS53 gene encoding serine protease 53 isoform X2: MLNSPGSHSHSPRVRNYWPSSSPAKAMTPDLLANWGWGRGGARETQVASLENQRTGSRLTWGSMKQSWRLKLFILGAVVLTEGLQAAQRACGQRGPGPPEPQEGNTMPGEWPWQASVRRQGIHICSGSLVADIWVLTAAHCFEKEAMTELNSWSVVLGSLQHEAHTPLCLPRPAHRFPFGTSCWATGWYQHTNDAPRTLRNLRLRLISRPTCNCLYNRLHQRSLASPARPGMLCGGPQPGMQGPCQGDSGGPVLCREPDGHWVQAGIISFASSCAREDTPVLLTDMAAHSSWLQARAQGAAFLTQNPETPEISDEDSCVACGSLRREGPQAGAPSPWPWDARLKHQGKLACGGALVSEEVVLTAAHCFIGRQTPEEWTVGLGVGPEESGLKQVILHGAYTHPEGGYDVALLLLAQPVTLGPSLRPLCLPYSDHRLPDGERGWVLGLARQGADTGSPQTVPVTLLGPRACSRLHAALGSILPGMVCTSVVGEPPSCEGLSGAPLVHEVRGTWFLAGLHSFGDACQGPARPAVFAALPTYENWVSSLDWQVYFAEEPEPEPEPEPEPGSCTANMSQPANC; this comes from the exons atgcTGAAtagcccagggtcacacagccacaGCCCCAGAGTTAGAAACTACTGgccctcttccagcccagcaaaAGCAATGACACCTGACCTCCTAGCAaattgggggtggggcagaggtggAGCTAGGGAGACCCAGGTGGCCTCTCTTGAGAACCAGCGCACAGGCAGCAGATTGACCTGGGGCAGCATGAAGCAGAGCTGGAGACTGAAGCTGTTCATCCTGGGAGCCGTGGTCCTCACAGAGG GTCTTCAAGCAGCTCAGCGTG CATGCGGGCAGCGAGGTCCTGGTCCCCCTGAGCCTCAGGAGGGCAACACAATGCCTGGCGAGTGGCCGTGGCAGGCCAGCGTGAGGAGGCAGGGCATCCACATCTGCAGTGGGTCCCTGGTGGCGGACATCTGGGTCCTCACTGCGGCCCACTGCTTTGAAAA GGAGGCAATGACAGAACTGAACTCCTGGTCAGTTGTCCTGGGTTCTCTGCAGCATGAAG CCCACACACCCCTCTGCTTGCCCCGACCTGCCCATCGCTTCCCCTTTGGGACTTCCTGCTGGGCCACCGGCTGGTATCAGCACACCAATGATG CTCCCAGGACCCTACGGAATCTGCGCCTGCGTCTAATCAGCCGTCCCACGTGTAACTGTCTCTACAACCGCCTGCACCAGCGGTCACTGGCCAGTCCGGCCCGGCCTGGGATGCTGTGTGGGGGTCCCCAGCCTGGGATGCAGGGGCCCTGTCAG GGAGATTCCGGCGGTCCTGTGCTGTGCCGTGAACCTGATGGACACTGGGTTCAAGCAGGGATCATCAGTTTTGCATCAAGCTGTGCCCGGGAAGACACTCCTGTCCTGCTGACTGATATGGCTGCTCACAGCTCCTGGCTGCAGGCTCGAGCTCAGGGGGCAGCCTTCCTAACCCAGAACCCAGAGACCCCGGAGATTAGTGACGAGGACAGCTGTGTAG CCTGTGGATCTCTGAGGAGAGAAGGCCCTCAGGCAGGAGCACCCTCCCCGTGGCCCTGGGACGCCAGGCTGAAGCACCAAGGGAAGCTGGCTTGCGGCGGAGCCCTGGTGTCAGAGGAGGTGGTGCTGACTGCTGCCCATTGCTTCATTGG GCGCCAGACCCCAGAGGAATGGACAGTAGGCCTGGGGGTCGGACCAGAGGAGTCGGGCCTGAAGCAAGTCATCCTGCATGGGGCATATACTCACCCGGAGGGGGGCTATGACGTGGCCCTCCTGCTGTTGGCCCAGCCTGTAACCCTGGGCCCCAGCCTACGGCCCCTCTGCCTGCCCTACTCGGACCACCGTCTGCCTGATGGGGAACGTGGCTGGGTCCTGGGGCTGGCCCGCCAAGGAGCAG ACACTGGCTCCCCTCAGACAGTGCCTGTGACCCTCCTGGGGCCCAGGGCCTGTAGCCGCCTACACGCAGCCCTTGGGAGCATTCTGCCAGGGATGGTGTGTACCAGTGTTGTGGGCGAGCCGCCCAGCTGTGAG GGCCTGTCGGGGGCACCGCTGGTGCACGAAGTGAGGGGCACATGGTTCCTGGCTGGACTACACAGCTTCGGAGATGCCTGCCAAGGCCCCGCAAGACCTGCTGTCTTTGCGGCACTCCCCACCTACGAGAACTGGGTCAGCAGTTTGGACTGGCAGGTCTACTTTGCTGAGGAGCCTGAGCCTGAGCCTGAGCCCGAGCCCGAGCCCGGAAGCTGCACAGCTAACATGA GCCAGCCAGCCAACTGCTGA